One genomic region from Anguilla rostrata isolate EN2019 chromosome 2, ASM1855537v3, whole genome shotgun sequence encodes:
- the LOC135248972 gene encoding thioredoxin, mitochondrial-like: MAYRQLVRRVWASSVKGRRCFPVSTSAFISSCGPASQPCRPAPSPSLSPCRSLSLSPALRVSFNVQDGDDFTERVINSDLPVLVDFHANWCGPCKILGPRLEKAVAKQQGRVTMAKVDIDEHTDLAIEYEVSAVPTVIAMRDGHIIDRFVGIKDEDQIDSFVGKLTG; this comes from the exons ATGGCTTACAGACAGTTAGTACGCAGGGTTTGGGCTTCGTCAGTTAAAGGACGTCGCTGCTTCCCCGTCTCCACATCTGCCTTCATCTCTTCCTGCGGCCCTGCCAGCCAACCATGCCGGCCGGCACCGTCTCCCTCGCTGTCCCCGTGCCGCTCCCTGtccctcagccccgccctccgCGTGTCCTTTAATGTGCAGGACGGAGACGACTTCACAGAGAGGGTTATCAACAGCGACCTGCCCGTGCTGGTGGACTTCCACGCGAA cTGGTGTGGGCCTTGTAAGATCCTGGGGCCAAGGTTGGAGAAGGCGGTTGCTAAGCAGCAGGGTCGTGTTACCATGGCAAAGGTTGATATCGATGAGCACACCGATCTGGCCATCGAGTATGAG GTGTCTGCCGTCCCCACCGTGATCGCCATGCGGGACGGTCACATCATTGACCGGTTTGTGGGGATCAAAGATGAAGACCAGATAGACTCCTTTGTGGGCAAGCTCACTGGGTAG